One Natrinema halophilum genomic window carries:
- the mvaD gene encoding phosphomevalonate decarboxylase MvaD — protein MKATAMAHPIQGLVKYHGMRDEIERFPYHDSISVCTAPSHTRTTVEFSMDYEDDTYVVDGEELEGRAYERVEAVVEKARSMSDAAHTVYPLRLESENSFPSNVGLGSSSSGFAAAAMALAEAAELDASKQEISAIARVGSASAARAVTGAFSQLHTGLNDEDCRSQRIPSNLHENMKIIVGLVPYHKETEDAHREAADSHMFQARNAHIHDQIAEMRDALRSDDFERAFELAEHDSLSLAATTMTGPSGWVYWQPATLAIFNRVRELREEEDIPVYFSTDTGASVYVNTTDEYAEEVEAEISDCGVSTTTWNVGGPARLLDEDDHLF, from the coding sequence ATGAAAGCCACGGCCATGGCCCACCCCATCCAGGGGCTAGTCAAATATCACGGAATGCGCGACGAAATAGAGCGGTTTCCGTATCACGACAGCATCAGCGTCTGTACGGCACCCAGCCATACGAGGACGACCGTCGAGTTCTCGATGGACTACGAGGACGATACGTACGTCGTCGATGGCGAAGAGCTCGAAGGGCGCGCGTACGAACGGGTGGAGGCCGTCGTCGAGAAAGCGCGCTCCATGTCCGACGCCGCCCACACAGTGTATCCACTCCGCCTCGAGAGCGAGAACAGTTTTCCGTCGAACGTCGGCCTCGGCTCGTCTTCGTCGGGATTCGCGGCCGCGGCGATGGCACTAGCGGAAGCGGCCGAACTCGACGCCTCGAAGCAGGAAATATCGGCGATCGCTCGCGTCGGATCGGCCTCTGCGGCGCGTGCTGTCACCGGCGCATTCTCTCAGCTTCACACCGGGTTGAACGACGAGGACTGTCGCTCCCAACGAATTCCGTCGAACCTGCACGAGAATATGAAGATCATCGTCGGTCTCGTTCCCTACCACAAGGAAACCGAAGACGCCCACCGCGAGGCCGCCGACAGCCACATGTTCCAGGCGCGAAACGCCCACATTCACGACCAGATCGCCGAGATGCGCGATGCGTTGCGATCCGACGACTTCGAACGCGCGTTCGAACTCGCCGAACACGACTCGCTGTCGCTTGCGGCAACCACGATGACCGGCCCGTCGGGCTGGGTCTACTGGCAGCCGGCCACCCTCGCGATCTTCAACCGGGTGCGCGAGCTCCGCGAGGAGGAAGACATTCCGGTCTACTTCTCGACCGACACCGGCGCCAGCGTCTACGTCAACACCACCGACGAATACGCGGAGGAAGTCGAAGCGGAAATCTCCGACTGCGGCGTTTCGACGACGACCTGGAACGTCGGCGGTCCCGCGCGTCTGCTCGACGAAGACGATCACCTCTTCTGA
- a CDS encoding ABC transporter ATP-binding protein produces MTKADDQLSSTADRRQPTDDQPLIRAEGLEKSYTTADGFLDRLLGRTETVKAVDGIDLEIRPGETVGLVGESGCGKTTLGRALVRLLEPTAGSITYRGEEIADCSGTDLRELRTEIQYVFQDPVASLNPQLTVGDSIGEALAVHDIGPANRRDERIRDLLETVGLQAEHASRYPRELSGGQRQRIGIARALAVEPEFIVCDEPVSALDVSVQAGILNLLSDLQNEYGLSFLFITHDLSVVEHVADRVAVMYLGTLVETGTTAEVFNAPSHPYTEALLSAIPEPDPCWDGDRIVLEGSVPSPTDPPSGCRFHTRCPKIIPPAEYDLGADVFRAVMTLRIRLAEAEGQTGTGLEALLSRTRDDPETVPTALRKACGIPDRLSDPDADAVLEDALEAAATGNLVAARRRLASAFETPCETTEPPLEPGSADHPIACHRFDARFEADAEPTGRSYTN; encoded by the coding sequence ATGACGAAAGCGGACGACCAGCTATCGTCGACCGCCGACCGACGTCAGCCGACCGACGACCAGCCGCTCATCCGGGCCGAGGGCCTCGAGAAGTCCTATACTACCGCTGACGGGTTCCTCGACCGACTCCTCGGGCGAACCGAGACGGTCAAAGCAGTCGACGGTATCGACCTCGAGATTCGACCGGGCGAAACGGTCGGGCTGGTCGGCGAGAGCGGCTGCGGTAAGACCACCCTCGGCCGGGCGCTCGTTCGTCTGCTCGAGCCGACCGCAGGGTCGATCACCTATCGCGGCGAGGAGATTGCCGACTGTTCCGGAACCGACCTCCGAGAGCTGCGAACCGAGATTCAGTACGTCTTTCAGGACCCCGTTGCCAGTTTGAACCCGCAGCTGACCGTCGGCGACAGCATCGGCGAAGCCCTTGCAGTTCACGACATCGGTCCTGCAAATCGACGCGACGAACGCATCAGGGACCTGCTCGAAACGGTCGGTTTGCAGGCCGAACACGCGTCGCGTTACCCGCGGGAGCTTTCCGGCGGCCAGCGCCAGCGGATCGGAATCGCTCGCGCACTCGCCGTCGAGCCCGAGTTCATCGTCTGCGACGAACCCGTCTCCGCGCTCGACGTATCGGTTCAGGCCGGAATCCTCAACCTGCTGTCCGACTTGCAGAACGAATACGGACTCTCCTTTCTCTTTATCACCCACGACCTTTCGGTCGTCGAACACGTCGCCGATCGGGTCGCGGTGATGTATCTCGGCACTCTCGTCGAGACCGGGACGACTGCCGAAGTATTCAACGCACCCTCCCATCCGTATACAGAAGCGCTGCTGTCGGCAATCCCCGAACCCGACCCCTGTTGGGACGGCGACCGGATCGTCCTCGAGGGTTCCGTTCCCTCCCCGACGGACCCGCCGTCGGGCTGCCGGTTTCACACGCGCTGTCCGAAGATTATTCCGCCGGCTGAATACGACCTCGGCGCGGACGTATTTCGAGCAGTCATGACGTTGCGAATCCGACTCGCCGAAGCGGAGGGGCAGACCGGCACCGGACTCGAGGCGCTGCTCTCGCGGACCAGAGACGATCCAGAGACCGTACCGACTGCCCTTCGGAAGGCCTGCGGAATTCCCGACCGACTCTCCGACCCGGACGCCGATGCCGTCCTCGAGGACGCGCTTGAGGCCGCCGCAACCGGTAACCTTGTCGCCGCCCGGCGTCGGCTCGCCTCGGCGTTCGAGACGCCTTGTGAGACGACCGAACCGCCCCTCGAACCGGGATCGGCCGACCACCCGATAGCCTGCCACCGGTTCGACGCTCGATTCGAAGCCGACGCCGAGCCGACCGGTAGATCGTACACCAACTAA
- a CDS encoding ABC transporter permease translates to MSIGRYVCKRVLITVPVLIGVTALTFSFVHLLPGDAVDAIIGFRDVSPATEASIRAEYHLDEPVWKQYLLWLGDVLTLDFGHSPITGRDVTASIGHRLPATVALGGAAWLLALVIGIPAGIVAAVKRGEPADELSRVAALAGIATPNFWLGLILLLVFSIRLGWFRVIPPDAPLASLAMAKFMLLPTITLGTASAALVTRLLRSSMLSELDAAYVRTARAKGLRERTVILKHVLRNSLLPVVTVAGLQLAFLVDGAVVVEQIFSWPGMGRLLVRSILERNYPVIQATVLVIGLAIVLANLLVDIIYAVLDPRIRY, encoded by the coding sequence ATGTCGATCGGACGATACGTCTGCAAACGGGTGTTGATTACTGTACCGGTCCTGATCGGCGTCACCGCGTTGACCTTCTCGTTCGTCCATCTATTACCGGGAGATGCAGTGGATGCGATTATCGGCTTTCGAGACGTCAGCCCGGCAACAGAGGCGTCGATCCGAGCCGAATACCACCTCGATGAACCGGTGTGGAAACAGTACCTGCTGTGGCTCGGCGACGTCCTCACCCTCGATTTCGGCCACTCACCGATCACCGGTCGCGACGTAACGGCATCGATCGGGCACCGACTCCCCGCGACGGTCGCGCTCGGCGGAGCCGCGTGGTTGCTCGCCCTCGTAATCGGGATTCCAGCCGGAATCGTCGCCGCGGTGAAGCGGGGCGAACCGGCCGACGAACTCAGCCGAGTCGCCGCACTCGCCGGAATCGCCACGCCGAACTTCTGGCTCGGCCTCATTCTCTTGCTCGTGTTCAGCATTCGGCTGGGTTGGTTTCGAGTTATCCCACCGGACGCACCGCTCGCGAGCCTCGCGATGGCGAAGTTCATGCTGTTGCCGACGATCACGCTCGGGACGGCCTCGGCTGCGCTCGTCACGCGACTGCTCCGATCGTCGATGTTGAGTGAACTCGACGCGGCATACGTCCGGACCGCCCGCGCGAAAGGACTTCGTGAGCGGACGGTAATCCTGAAACACGTGCTTCGAAACTCTTTGCTTCCGGTCGTGACCGTGGCCGGCCTCCAGCTCGCCTTCCTCGTCGACGGCGCCGTCGTCGTCGAACAGATCTTCTCCTGGCCGGGCATGGGACGGCTCCTGGTTCGCTCCATCCTCGAACGTAATTATCCCGTCATCCAGGCGACTGTTCTGGTTATCGGCCTCGCGATCGTCCTCGCGAATCTGCTCGTCGATATCATCTACGCTGTACTGGATCCCCGCATTCGATACTAA
- a CDS encoding ABC transporter substrate-binding protein encodes MAGNSVGRDERSRVGRRSFLTRAGAAGIAGLAGCISFNDVTADGPAEELIQKGFEATDVDPPFETTIAITQDEERKRFAQLLRNVLNDTGFFDVSIEQRDFSSQVDLMLGAAESNTNAMFVASWTGGWDPSDYVGMLFHSDSRTPNGFNVGHYKNETVDEYIDSGLTETDLDERVDIYRNLQEKLVADSPASFLRFRETTHVWDDGVVADWQTYPLRTGAYYAVYAPWAGVYADLEEGTEFVGDLGSDVANYDPVSINGTVSSKATALIYEELVGVDFDGEVQPMLATDWEQRDPKTYRFTLREGVTFHNGEELTAKHVTGSLERYKGTVREADVYDWYETSEIIDDHTIEIVCSQEYGPFETALFNVPIVPMAAIDGTHDLASEPIGTGPYRFVEHDSGNHWRMQRFDDHWFDGSKSVPATAPIESVTLEIITEKSSRQGALERGDIDFSYGIPSASLTDFEGNDAYGVGRHVSGGFDMVLYPAYLAPFSDRAVRRGCNMLIPREETLETVYHGVGQLGYTPISPLLENYADESFQNAIANEYVHPN; translated from the coding sequence ATGGCAGGGAATAGTGTCGGGAGGGATGAACGAAGTCGGGTGGGGCGTCGTTCGTTCCTGACGCGAGCGGGGGCTGCTGGCATCGCTGGGCTTGCAGGGTGTATCAGCTTTAATGACGTTACGGCTGACGGTCCAGCAGAAGAATTGATCCAGAAAGGGTTCGAAGCTACGGACGTCGATCCGCCGTTCGAGACGACAATCGCCATCACACAGGACGAAGAGCGAAAGAGATTCGCCCAACTTCTTCGGAACGTCCTCAACGACACCGGCTTTTTCGACGTTTCGATCGAACAGCGGGATTTCAGCTCTCAGGTCGATCTGATGCTCGGGGCGGCCGAGTCGAACACGAACGCCATGTTCGTCGCGAGTTGGACAGGCGGCTGGGATCCAAGCGACTACGTCGGGATGTTATTTCACTCAGACAGCCGGACGCCGAACGGTTTCAACGTCGGCCACTACAAAAACGAGACGGTCGACGAATACATCGATTCGGGCCTCACAGAGACTGACCTGGACGAGCGGGTCGACATCTATCGAAATCTGCAGGAAAAACTCGTCGCCGATTCTCCAGCGTCGTTCCTCCGCTTTCGCGAGACGACTCACGTCTGGGACGACGGCGTCGTTGCCGACTGGCAGACGTATCCACTCCGAACGGGGGCGTATTACGCGGTGTACGCCCCCTGGGCCGGGGTCTATGCCGATCTCGAGGAAGGAACCGAGTTCGTCGGCGACCTCGGTAGCGACGTCGCCAACTACGATCCCGTCTCGATAAACGGGACCGTCTCCAGCAAAGCGACGGCGCTCATCTACGAGGAACTCGTCGGTGTCGACTTCGACGGTGAGGTCCAACCGATGCTCGCGACCGACTGGGAACAACGCGACCCGAAGACATACCGATTTACGCTTCGCGAGGGCGTCACGTTCCACAACGGCGAAGAACTCACCGCAAAACACGTCACGGGATCGCTCGAACGCTATAAAGGGACGGTCCGAGAAGCAGACGTCTACGACTGGTACGAGACCAGCGAGATCATCGACGACCACACGATCGAGATCGTCTGCTCGCAAGAGTACGGTCCGTTCGAAACGGCGCTATTCAACGTCCCGATCGTGCCGATGGCGGCAATCGACGGAACTCACGATCTCGCGTCGGAACCGATCGGGACTGGACCCTACCGGTTCGTAGAGCACGATAGCGGCAATCACTGGCGGATGCAACGGTTCGACGATCACTGGTTCGACGGAAGTAAATCGGTCCCGGCGACGGCGCCGATCGAATCCGTAACGCTCGAGATCATCACCGAAAAGTCCTCCAGGCAGGGAGCGCTCGAACGAGGCGATATCGACTTCAGTTACGGGATTCCTTCGGCGAGCCTTACCGATTTCGAAGGGAACGATGCGTACGGCGTTGGCCGGCACGTAAGCGGCGGATTCGACATGGTTCTGTATCCCGCCTATCTGGCACCGTTTTCGGATCGGGCGGTCCGCCGGGGCTGTAACATGTTGATCCCACGCGAGGAAACCCTCGAAACCGTCTACCACGGGGTCGGCCAACTGGGCTATACGCCAATTTCGCCCCTGCTCGAGAACTACGCCGACGAATCGTTTCAGAACGCAATCGCAAACGAGTACGTCCATCCGAACTAA
- a CDS encoding acetolactate synthase large subunit — translation MQSASDLLVACLEAESVDRVFGVPGEEIEDVLFSLRDSEIRFVPTRHEQGAAFMADVHGRLTGEAGVCCSTLGPGATNLMTGVADAQLDKSPVVAITGQGGRERLHKESHQALDVVDIFEPIVAWNTQITDSEIVSESVRKAFKLAEYEKPGATHLEFPEDVAAETVDAAPIETRDPVRRPDPDDESAARAAQLIESAERPIVLAGNGAVRTRTSETIRTIVDRVDIPVVETYMGKGAISDREQASLMTLDSGPEEEAARAIERADCVVAVGYDIAEHDPEGWNPTLEKTIVHVDYEPAEVYRHYNPDVEIVADVGAALTAIDDRLADEACSLWCDDLHDRLLEAVTELPAEDDPITVRNALPLLREAMDDSDVLVSDVGSHKMAIAQTFPTYEPNTCVISNGLASMGIAVPGALAADLAIDANVVAATGDGGFMMNAAELETARRLDCGFTTVVFNDDDYGLISEKQTEHRGEHTGTELTNPDLVSFAESFGIEAYRPGDWGALEAAFEGAIPSHEPALIEVRLEG, via the coding sequence ATGCAATCCGCATCCGACCTTCTCGTCGCCTGTCTCGAAGCCGAGAGCGTCGACCGCGTGTTCGGCGTTCCTGGTGAGGAAATCGAGGATGTCCTGTTTTCCCTGCGCGACTCGGAGATTCGTTTCGTTCCGACCCGCCACGAACAGGGAGCGGCGTTCATGGCCGACGTCCACGGCCGACTGACCGGCGAAGCGGGCGTCTGTTGCTCGACGCTCGGTCCCGGTGCGACGAACCTCATGACCGGCGTCGCCGACGCCCAACTCGACAAGAGCCCGGTCGTCGCGATCACCGGTCAGGGCGGTCGCGAACGCTTACACAAGGAGAGTCACCAGGCGCTTGACGTCGTCGACATCTTCGAGCCGATCGTGGCGTGGAACACTCAGATCACCGATTCCGAAATCGTCTCGGAGTCGGTGCGCAAGGCGTTCAAACTCGCCGAGTACGAGAAACCGGGAGCCACCCATCTCGAATTCCCCGAGGACGTCGCCGCCGAGACGGTCGACGCCGCTCCCATCGAAACTCGCGACCCAGTACGCCGCCCGGACCCCGACGACGAATCCGCCGCTCGCGCCGCCCAATTGATCGAGTCGGCCGAGCGGCCGATCGTTCTCGCGGGCAACGGCGCCGTTCGGACTCGCACGTCGGAGACCATTCGGACTATCGTCGACCGCGTGGACATTCCCGTCGTCGAGACGTATATGGGGAAGGGAGCGATCTCGGACCGCGAGCAAGCCTCGCTGATGACGCTCGACTCCGGCCCGGAGGAAGAGGCTGCGCGGGCGATCGAGCGGGCGGATTGCGTCGTCGCGGTCGGCTACGACATCGCCGAACACGATCCGGAAGGGTGGAACCCCACCCTCGAGAAGACCATCGTTCACGTCGACTACGAACCAGCGGAGGTCTATCGTCACTACAACCCCGACGTCGAAATCGTCGCCGACGTCGGTGCGGCGCTCACCGCAATCGACGATCGGCTCGCGGACGAGGCGTGTTCGCTGTGGTGTGACGATCTGCACGATCGCTTGCTCGAGGCGGTGACGGAGCTTCCGGCCGAGGACGATCCGATTACCGTCAGGAACGCCCTGCCGCTGCTGCGCGAAGCCATGGACGACTCGGACGTCCTCGTTTCGGACGTGGGAAGTCATAAAATGGCCATCGCCCAGACGTTCCCGACGTACGAGCCGAACACGTGCGTGATTTCGAACGGCCTGGCGAGTATGGGAATTGCCGTTCCAGGTGCTCTCGCGGCAGACCTGGCCATCGATGCGAACGTCGTCGCCGCCACCGGCGACGGCGGCTTCATGATGAATGCGGCCGAACTCGAGACCGCACGCAGGTTGGACTGCGGTTTCACCACAGTCGTGTTCAACGACGACGACTACGGATTGATCTCCGAAAAGCAGACCGAACACCGCGGCGAACACACGGGCACCGAGCTGACCAATCCCGATCTCGTGTCGTTCGCGGAAAGCTTCGGAATCGAGGCCTATCGGCCTGGAGACTGGGGCGCCCTCGAAGCGGCATTCGAGGGGGCGATACCGTCGCACGAACCGGCGTTGATCGAAGTCCGGCTCGAGGGATAG
- a CDS encoding ABC transporter permease: MSDRHPTTERGRIRIVGFDDAVSNQHRQDDETHADGVTATAPNTDQTAATPTEKRQTGWAERTRRHRLEDAWRRFRRNRSALFGAVVIVTMAVLALFARPIEVSTAEVTVTLQPISLAPYDPSETLVGPQNAPPSPAHPFGTDWAGRDQLSRILVGGRYTLSIGLVAVVLALAVGVPLGAIAGYFGGWIDESIMRLVDVLYAFPFLVLAIAIVPILEPVPILGSGFSTVVLALVVTGWIGYARLLRGEVLSIREREYVTAARALGVPDRTIIRRHVVPNAIAPVIVQATLNIGTVVLTAAALGFLGLGLEPGSAEWGAMLSQGRSSLIRGDWHVTMFPGAAIFLFVLAINLVGDGINDALDPHRDVADERRRFR; this comes from the coding sequence ATGAGCGACCGTCACCCCACCACCGAACGCGGCCGTATTCGAATCGTCGGCTTCGACGACGCCGTCTCGAACCAGCACCGGCAGGACGACGAGACGCACGCCGACGGGGTGACGGCGACGGCACCGAATACAGATCAAACGGCGGCCACACCGACGGAGAAACGGCAAACCGGATGGGCCGAGCGAACGAGACGTCACCGCCTCGAAGATGCGTGGCGACGGTTTCGCCGAAACCGCTCGGCTCTGTTCGGCGCGGTCGTTATCGTCACGATGGCGGTACTGGCACTCTTCGCGCGGCCGATCGAGGTGTCAACTGCGGAGGTGACGGTCACGTTACAGCCGATTTCGCTAGCTCCGTACGATCCATCCGAAACGTTAGTCGGGCCACAGAACGCTCCGCCTTCCCCGGCGCATCCGTTCGGGACCGACTGGGCAGGCCGCGACCAGCTCTCGCGCATCCTCGTCGGCGGGCGATACACGCTGAGCATCGGCCTCGTCGCCGTCGTGCTCGCACTCGCCGTCGGCGTTCCGCTCGGAGCTATCGCGGGCTATTTTGGCGGCTGGATCGACGAGAGTATTATGCGGCTCGTCGACGTGCTGTACGCGTTCCCGTTTCTGGTGCTGGCGATCGCAATCGTCCCGATCCTCGAGCCAGTGCCGATCCTCGGAAGCGGGTTCTCTACGGTCGTGCTGGCGCTCGTCGTCACCGGCTGGATCGGCTATGCGAGGCTGTTGCGGGGTGAAGTGCTTTCGATCCGAGAACGCGAGTACGTAACCGCAGCCAGAGCGCTCGGCGTTCCCGATCGGACCATTATTCGCAGACACGTCGTCCCGAACGCGATCGCACCCGTCATCGTCCAGGCGACGCTCAACATCGGAACGGTCGTCCTCACTGCGGCGGCGCTTGGCTTTCTCGGTCTCGGTCTCGAGCCCGGGAGCGCGGAGTGGGGCGCGATGCTCTCGCAGGGCCGAAGTTCGCTCATCAGGGGTGACTGGCACGTAACGATGTTCCCCGGAGCCGCGATTTTCCTGTTCGTACTCGCGATCAACCTCGTCGGAGACGGCATCAACGACGCGCTCGATCCGCACAGAGACGTGGCGGACGAACGGAGGCGGTTCCGCTGA
- a CDS encoding ABC transporter ATP-binding protein, which yields MALLEVEDLVVQFYTEDGVVRAVDGISYEIDAGETVGLVGESGAGKSVASLSLLRLIESPGEIVGGQIRFRGRNLLDLPDDELRALRGDEIAMVFQDAGAALNPVYTVGEQIAEAIRAHEAVSDAEARDRATALLDRVGIPDPTARYSDYPHEFSGGMQQRAVIAMALSCDPSVLICDEPTTGLDVTVQAGILELLSDLSRESETSIQLVTHDLGVVAELCDRVLVQYAGQIVERAPIEELYYDPKHPYTVGLLASIPQLGDERDRLTTVPGSAPDLVDPPTGCRFHPRCPYAENVCARREPPLVEADRGTPTDGETDGHVAACLEYTGDLDGGLDYEVHVRDEAGEKDVRGGDETENERNEDERGRDETENERNEGERGRDETERENDSRREHGQHGESR from the coding sequence ATGGCCCTGCTCGAAGTCGAGGACCTCGTCGTCCAGTTCTACACCGAAGACGGCGTGGTTCGAGCGGTCGACGGCATCAGTTACGAGATCGACGCGGGTGAAACGGTCGGACTGGTCGGCGAGAGCGGGGCCGGCAAGAGCGTCGCCAGCCTGTCGCTGCTTCGGCTGATCGAGAGCCCGGGCGAAATCGTCGGCGGCCAAATCCGCTTTCGCGGTCGGAATCTCCTCGACCTCCCGGACGACGAGCTCCGGGCGCTTCGCGGGGACGAGATCGCGATGGTGTTTCAGGACGCCGGGGCGGCGCTCAATCCAGTCTACACCGTCGGCGAGCAGATCGCTGAAGCGATACGCGCCCACGAAGCCGTCTCCGACGCCGAGGCCCGCGACCGGGCCACCGCGCTTCTCGACCGGGTCGGCATCCCCGATCCGACCGCGCGGTACTCGGACTACCCCCACGAGTTCTCCGGGGGGATGCAACAGCGGGCCGTCATCGCGATGGCACTGTCCTGCGATCCGTCGGTGCTCATCTGTGACGAGCCGACGACCGGGCTCGACGTCACGGTTCAGGCGGGAATCCTCGAGTTGCTCTCGGACCTCTCGCGGGAGTCCGAAACGTCGATCCAGCTGGTCACGCACGACCTCGGAGTCGTCGCGGAGCTTTGCGATCGGGTGCTGGTGCAATACGCCGGGCAGATCGTCGAGCGCGCGCCGATCGAGGAGCTGTACTACGACCCGAAACACCCGTACACCGTCGGCCTGCTCGCCTCGATCCCCCAGCTGGGCGACGAGCGAGACCGTCTCACGACTGTTCCCGGTTCGGCCCCCGATCTCGTCGATCCGCCGACCGGCTGTCGATTTCATCCGCGCTGTCCGTACGCCGAGAACGTCTGTGCTCGACGCGAGCCACCGCTCGTGGAGGCCGATCGCGGGACGCCGACCGACGGCGAGACAGACGGCCACGTCGCCGCCTGCCTCGAGTACACCGGCGACCTTGACGGAGGGCTGGACTACGAGGTGCACGTCAGGGACGAAGCCGGCGAAAAAGACGTTCGAGGAGGAGACGAAACGGAGAACGAACGAAACGAGGATGAGCGAGGAAGAGACGAAACGGAGAACGAACGAAACGAGGGTGAGCGAGGAAGAGACGAAACGGAGCGAGAGAACGACTCCCGACGGGAACACGGACAGCACGGTGAGTCACGATGA
- the nth gene encoding endonuclease III produces the protein MGTSLESRAEQAEEIVDRLEDTYPDSTISLRYSSRLELLIAVILSAQCTDERVNEETKDLFKTYDGPEEYANASQEELAEALNSITYYNNKAKYIRSACETIVEEHDGEVPDTMDELTELSGVGRKTANVVLQHGHDVVEGIVVDTHVQRLSRRLGLTEAERPERIEAELMEIVPEVHWQQFTHLCIDHGRAVCTARSPDCSDCVLADICPSERGDSEIDLASGNSW, from the coding sequence ATGGGAACTTCCCTCGAGAGCCGCGCCGAACAGGCCGAAGAGATCGTCGACCGCCTCGAGGATACGTATCCGGATTCGACGATCTCGCTACGATACTCGAGCCGACTCGAGTTGCTGATTGCGGTAATCCTCTCAGCCCAGTGTACGGACGAGCGGGTCAACGAGGAGACGAAGGACCTCTTCAAGACGTACGATGGCCCGGAAGAGTACGCCAACGCGTCACAGGAGGAACTGGCGGAGGCCCTGAATTCGATCACCTACTACAACAACAAGGCGAAGTATATCCGCAGCGCCTGTGAGACGATCGTCGAGGAACACGATGGCGAGGTTCCGGATACGATGGACGAATTGACGGAACTCTCGGGCGTCGGTCGAAAGACGGCGAACGTCGTCCTCCAGCACGGACACGACGTCGTCGAGGGAATCGTCGTCGACACACACGTCCAGCGGCTCTCGCGTCGGCTTGGGCTGACTGAAGCGGAACGGCCCGAACGAATCGAAGCGGAATTGATGGAGATCGTTCCCGAAGTGCACTGGCAACAGTTCACCCACCTCTGTATCGATCACGGGCGAGCGGTCTGTACGGCGAGATCACCCGACTGTTCCGACTGCGTTCTCGCGGACATCTGTCCCTCGGAACGCGGTGACAGCGAGATCGACCTCGCCTCTGGAAATTCCTGGTAA
- a CDS encoding NAD(+)/NADH kinase — protein MDVAWSADEEPVVGVVDRGRDAGDAVQIDDSLESTLTDATIVRGSRNEVLAAGSSVLVIAGEEGVSAAARAGVETPVLPVGSITGIESVDRDRVSDALREVLDGHAIRRTRPVLSVTRTAGPKTERGTESDDGSGCERALFDVTLVTDEPARISEYGVHSRGSSVATFRADGVVAATPAGSHGYASDIDAPQLSTAIDALTVAPIGPFITQTRRWVLPEDDLALTIEREEGDVTLVVDGHAVGAVSVDSRVTVAATGTLPTLVVPDEGHEER, from the coding sequence ATGGACGTCGCGTGGAGTGCAGACGAGGAGCCCGTTGTCGGCGTCGTCGACCGCGGGAGAGACGCAGGCGATGCCGTCCAGATCGACGATTCCCTCGAATCGACGCTTACAGACGCGACGATCGTTCGTGGCAGCCGAAACGAGGTCCTCGCTGCCGGGTCGTCGGTACTCGTAATAGCCGGCGAAGAGGGGGTATCGGCCGCTGCACGTGCTGGCGTCGAGACGCCAGTTCTCCCGGTCGGCTCTATCACGGGCATCGAGTCGGTCGATCGTGATCGGGTGTCCGACGCTCTCAGAGAAGTGCTCGATGGACACGCCATCCGCCGCACTCGACCCGTTCTGAGCGTCACGCGTACCGCCGGGCCGAAAACTGAACGCGGGACCGAGAGCGACGACGGCAGCGGCTGCGAGCGAGCGCTATTTGACGTCACACTCGTCACCGATGAACCGGCTCGAATCTCGGAATACGGCGTTCACAGTCGGGGATCGTCCGTCGCGACCTTCCGCGCTGATGGCGTCGTGGCGGCGACCCCGGCCGGAAGCCACGGCTACGCGAGCGACATCGATGCTCCACAGCTCTCAACGGCCATCGACGCGCTCACGGTCGCCCCGATCGGCCCGTTCATCACCCAGACTCGTCGGTGGGTGCTGCCTGAGGACGACCTCGCATTGACGATCGAACGCGAGGAAGGTGACGTCACTCTCGTCGTCGACGGCCATGCGGTCGGTGCAGTCAGCGTCGACTCCCGTGTGACCGTCGCGGCGACCGGAACGCTCCCGACGCTGGTCGTTCCAGACGAGGGACACGAGGAGCGGTAA